A part of Ptychodera flava strain L36383 chromosome 11, AS_Pfla_20210202, whole genome shotgun sequence genomic DNA contains:
- the LOC139144507 gene encoding tripartite motif-containing protein 2-like has protein sequence MAAHREHINDVKDLQTAAAEWTELLNGNLQKMGFKEKKTAGLKKTLREMIKAVDELYERGENKIKEWTQRTLDFVKKKIEENERVLLEELKQIHDSNKTTLNAKIKELDCIESDSSSVTEFVEAVKHHGNATHLMSVRKGLTSRIEELLSLYDDVSQIEPCSIFEFLPCGDFLEEGKLGEVAIDKFQFKEIPEFVRVGDEVNIKLVTVSQQQKLNVSEEDIQVDVTSSTDETVATMVTGNEDGTFSITWQATTEGLYNVSTSVLGKPTGTVAVIKIVPKKGLLHVFKEDKKGAFPVAPYYSAVSSDGLIFITSSDKIALINGKDARYFGEGIIESAVGIAVHPLNKCVYVVDKGARCVRVFSNDGVYIFSFGREHLEKPRCICINNGGDVMVSDEGKNSIEIYRADGQYQYTLSSNLSLKEPEGIAVDKDGCVYVCDYGNSRVLKVDSRGNLISCIAKVEQPMGICVTNDTPPRVIVADNVESLRVVRVFAQ, from the exons ATGGCAGCCCACAGGGAACACATTAACGACGTCAAAGATTTACAAACAGCAGCAGCCGAGTGGACAGAATTATTGAACGGTAATTTGCAAAAGATGGGGTTCAAAGAGAAGAAAACTGCCGGTTTAAAGAAAACCTTGCGAGAGATGATAAAGGCTGTTGATGAACTTTACGAGAGAGGAGAAAATAAGATAAAAGAGTGGACGCAGCGTACGCTTGACtttgtgaaaaagaaaattgaagaGAATGAGAGAGTGCTACTGGAAGAGTTGAAACAGATACACGATTCCAATAAGACAACGCTGAATGCAAAAATCAAGGAGCTTGATTGCATCGAGAGTGACTCCAGTAGCGTTACAGAATTTGTTGAAGCAGTGAAGCATCATGGGAATGCAACACACTTAATGTCAGTCAGGAAGGGTTTGACATCCAGAATCGAAGAGCTTCTCTCTTTGTATGATGATGTGAGTCAGATAGAGCCATGCAGTATTTTCGAATTTCTGCCTTGTGGTGATTTTCTAGAAGAAGGCAAACTTGGAGAAGTTGCAATAGACAAATTCCAGTTCAAGGAAATTCCAGAGTTCGTCAGGGTGGGAGATGAGGTAAACATCAAACTGGTCACAGTcagtcaacaacaaaaactgaATGTATCTGAAGAAGACATCCAAGTTGATGTTACATCATCCACTGATGAGACAGTTGCTACCATGGTAACCGGTAATGAAGATGGAACATTTTCAATAACATGGCAAGCCACAACAGAAGGACTTTACAATGTGTCAACATCTGTGTTGGGTAAACCTACTGGGACTGTGGCAGTTATTAAAATTGTTCCAAAGAAGGGTTTACTTCATGTCTTTAAGGAAGATAAGAAAGGagctttt CCAGTTGCACCCTATTATTCGGCAGTGTCCAGCGATGGCTTGATCTTCATCACTAGTTCAGATAAAATAGCTCTTATTAATGGCAAAGATGCCAGATACTTTGGGGAAGGTATAATTGAATCAGCAGTTGGTATTGCTGTCCATCCACTCAACAAGTGTGTATATGTAGTTGACAAAGGCGCTAGATGTGTAAGAGTGTTCAGTAATGATGGTGTTTATATCTTCTCGTTTGGACGTGAGCATCTTGAGAAACCAAGGTGTATTTGCATTAACAACGGTGGCGATGTCATGGTGTCAGATGAGGGGAAAAACAGTATTGAGATATATAGAGCTGATGGTCAGTATCAATACACATTGTCTAGCAACCTCAGCTTGAAAGAACCAGAAGGTATAGCTGTTGACAAGGATGGATGTGTTTATGTGTGTGATTATGGTAACAGCAGAGTTTTGAAAGTGGATAGCAGGGGGAACTTGATCTCCTGTATAGCCAAGGTAGAACAGCCAATGGGCATTTGCGTTACAAATGACACACCACCAAGAGTGATAGTTGCTGACAATGTTGAAAGCTTAAGAGTAGTCAGGGTGTTTGCCCAGTAA
- the LOC139144508 gene encoding uncharacterized protein encodes MDDHMKHECVELQAAAAEYTEYLNSQLEKVKAKEKTARDRKKRLQDMLKDEDEHYEKEENEIKELMKHTLEMMTTKIEENGKMLLKSVKDVYDSNKEILNAKIKELDFIESDCNSVQEFVEAVKHHGNAKQLMSVRQGLTSRFQELLSVNDSVSRMEPCSVFKFLPSADFMKEGKLGEIATSQFQFKDIPEFVNVGDEVHIKLVTVGQQQKLNVSEEDIQVDVTSSTDETVATMVTRNEDGTFSITWQAATRHYNVSISVLGKPAGTVVVPKKGLLHVFKGDAMMGALESLTGVTMLKNDVIMVCDIMILFVRMNQRNDLTIPVIILSESFLPLYSAVSSKGLIFITSSKEVALINGEDIKYFGKGILIEAVGIAVHPLNSYVYVVDNGAHCVRVFSQDGVYVSCFGHEQLQKPRCICIDNNGNVMVSDEGLNSVELYKADGQFRRSLSRNLSLKHPEGIAIDKYGYVYVCDYGNSRVVKVDSRG; translated from the coding sequence ATGGACGACCACATGAAACACGAGTGTGTGGAGTTACAGGCAGCGGCGGCTGAATATACCGAATACTTGAACAGTCAGTTGGAAAAAGTGAAAGCGAAAGAGAAGACGGCAAGAGATAGAAAGAAAAGATTGCAAGATATGCTGAAGGATGAGGATGAACACTATGAGAaagaagaaaatgaaatcaAGGAATTGATGAAGCATACACTTGAAATGATGACGACGAAAATCGAGGAAAATGGAAAGATGTTACTGAAAAGCGTAAAAGATGTGTACGATTCCAATAAGGAGATACTGAATGCGAAAATCAAAGAACTTGATTTTATTGAGAGTGATTGCAATAGTGTCCAAGAATTTGTGGAAGCAGTGAAGCATCATGGGAATGCAAAACAGTTGATGTCTGTAAGGCAGGGTTTGACATCCAGATTTCAGGAGCTGCTCTCAGTAAATGATAGTGTAAGTAGGATGGAGCCATGCAGCGTTTTTAAGTTTCTGCCAAGTGCAGATTTTATGAAAGAAGGCAAACTAGGTGAGATAGCAACGAGCCAATTCCAGTTCAAGGATATTCCAGAGTTCGTCAATGTGGGAGATGAGGTACACATCAAACTGGTCACAGTCggtcaacaacaaaaactgaATGTATCTGAAGAAGACATCCAAGTTGATGTTACATCATCCACTGATGAGACAGTTGCTACCATGGTAACTCGTAATGAAGATGGAACATTTTCAATAACATGGCAAGCCGCAACAAGACATTATAATGTGTCAATATCGGTGTTGGGTAAACCTGCTGGGACTGTGGTAGTTCCAAAGAAGGGTTTACTTCATGTCTTTAAGGGAGATGCGATGATGGGGGCTTTGGAAAGTTTAACGGGTGTAACAATGTTGAAGAACGATGTGATCATGGTTTGTGatatcatgattttatttgtaAGAATGAATCAAAGGAATGATCTCACCATACCAGTGATAATATTGTCAGAGTCATTTTTACCTCTCTATTCTGCAGTATCAAGTAAAGGTTTGATTTTCATCACCAGTTCAAAGGAAGTAGCTCTCATAAACGGCGAAGATATCAAATACTTTGGGAAAGGTATACTCATAGAGGCAGTTGGCATTGCTGTTCATCCACTTAACAGCTATGTTTATGTAGTAGATAATGGCGCACACTGTGTAAGAGTGTTCAGCCAAGATGGCGTGTATGTCAGTTGTTTTGGTCATGAACAACTGCAGAAACCAAGGTGTATttgcattgataacaatggcaaTGTTATGGTGTCAGATGAGGGCTTAAACAGTGTCGAGCTATATAAAGCTGATGGTCAATTTCGACGATCATTGTCTCGCAATCTCAGCCTGAAACATCCAGAAGGTATAGCTATTGACAAGTATGGATATGTTTATGTGTGTGATTATGGTAACAGCAGAGTTGTGAAAGTGGATAGCAGGGGGTAA